The following is a genomic window from Deltaproteobacteria bacterium.
CCAGCTCGAGACCCGCCTGGGGCTCGAAGCCTCGCGCCTGCGCCCGATGGCCAGCCACCTCGCCCGCAGTCAGGAGCGGGTGGTGATCGAGCTGGAGAAGGACGTGATCTTCCTGGAGGACCTCCTCGACCGGGAGCGGATGCAGGCCCTCAAGGAGATCACCCAGGCCCTGCAGGAGAGCAAGCGCCGCCTCGAGTCGCTGGTGGATCAGCTCAAGGAGAACCCCAGCGAGGAGGTCCGCCAGGAGATCGGGGAGGAGATCGCCCGGCTCAAGGAGCGGATCTTCGAGCTGATGCGGCGGATGCAGGAGCTGGCCAAGTCCATCCGGGACGAGAACCTCAACCAGGAGGCCATGCAGCAGATCCAGGAGAACCAGGATCTGCTCTCCCAGCTCGACGACCTGCAGAAGCTGATCAACGAAGGGAAGCTCGAGGAGGCCCTGGCCCAGCTACAGAAGATGAGCGAGCAGCTCGACGAGCTGATGCAGCGCTTCGAGAAGGGCGAGCAGTCGGTCGGCGGCGAGAAGTACGAGGAGCTGATGCGGGAGATGAACGCCTTCCGCGACGAGCTCGAGCGGCTGCGCCACGACCAGGACGAGCTCCTCGAGGAGAGCCGGGGCCTCAAGGAGCGCTACCAGAAGGAGCTCGAGAAGAGGGTCACGGGCAAGCTCGACGAGCTGGCGAAGCGCCTGAAGGCGAAGGCCGAGGCGGCGAAGAAGAAGCTCGAGGAGATGCCGCCCGAGATCCAGGACGCCGTGGTGGGGCTCTACGACCGGGAGACCCTCGACCAGGCCGCGAGCCGGCTGGAGGAGACCCGGATGCTCCTCGAGGCCCGGGACTTCGACGAGGCGCTCAAGACGGCCCAGGAGGCCCTCCGCAACGTCGCCACGGTGCGGGGCCTCTTCCAGGACGCCCGCCGGGACAAGCGGCTGCTGCGCCGGATGCTCCCGCCGCAGGTCGGCCTCTCCCCCGAGGAGCTGGAGAAGGCCCTGAAGGAGGGCGACGGCCGGGTCGACGAGGCCCACCAGCTCTCCCGGGAGCTGGTCGAGGAGCTCGAGCAGCTCTTCCCCGATCCCCGGGAGGTCTTCGGCAAGCAGGAGCAGCAGCGCCTGAGTCAGATGGGGCGCGAGCAGGACGGCCTGCGGCAGCGCGCCTCGAAGCTCGGGCAGCAGATGCGCAGCATCGCCGAGAAGGCTCCGATCTTCTCTCCGGAGATGGAGCAGACCCTGCGCGAGGGCCAGCGGCACATGTCCGAGGCCAGCCAGCGCCTCTCCCAGAGCGACGCTCGCCGGGCGACCGGGCAGGAGCAGGCGGCCGCCGAGCGCCTCTCCGAGCTCGGGGAGCAGCTCGAGGAGGCGATGAAGCAGCAGGGCGAGTCGGGGATGCCCATCCCCATGAGCTCCAGCAACAGCTCGGGCGGGCGGATGACCCGCAGCGAGCCGGTGGAGATCCCCGACGCCGAGGCCTACAAGGCGCCCGAGGCCTTCCGCAAGGAGCTCCTCGAGGCCATGAAGGAGGGCGCCCCGGACCGCTACCAGGACCAGGTGAAGCGCTACTACGAGGAGCTGGTGCGATGAGGCGCGCGCTCCGATCCCTCCTCCTGCTGGGCCTGCTCCTGCCCCTCGCGCTGCCGGCGCCCGGCGGGGCCGCCCCGGGCGTCACCGGCGACACCCTGCGGCGGATCGAGCAGCGCGTCCGGCTCGCCGAGCACCTCTTCGACACCTGGCAGTTCGACGCGGCCGTCAGCGAGGCGGAAGGCCTCTACCGCGAGCACCCGGGCCTGCCGCCGGTGCAGCGCATCGCCGGCATCGCCAAGTTCCACCGCCAGGACTACGACGGCGCCATCGCGCTGCTCGAGCGCGCGGGCGCCGGACGGCCGGAGGGCGTCCCCCCCGATCCGATGCTCGTGCGGGCCCGGGACACCCGGGAGATCACCCGCGACTACCGCAGCTACCGCAGCGATCACTTCGAGCTGCGGGTGCCGGCCGGGGTCGACGAGGTGCTCCCGCGCTACGCCCTGCCCGCCCTGGAGCAGGCCTGGAAGAACGTCGGCGACGACTTCGGCTACCACCCCGAGGTGCCGATCGTGGTCGAGGCCTACGAGCGCCCGACCGATCTCTCCGCCGCGTCGGGCCTCTCCACCGAGGCGATCAAGACCAGCGGCACCATCGCGATCTGCAAGTACAACAAGCTGATGTTCACCTCCCCCAAGGCGCTGCTGCGGGGCTACGAGTGGCTGGACACCCTCTCCCACGAGTACGTGCACTACGTGATCTCGCGGGTCTCGAAGAACACGGTGCCGATCTGGCTCCACGAGGGGATCGCCAAGTACGAGGAGACCCGCTGGAGCGGCAGCGCCGGCCAGGCCCTCTCCCCCTCGTCCGAGCGGCTCCTCGCCGAGGCGGTCGCGGGCAAGCGCAAGTACATCACCTTCGAGGAGATGAGCCCCTCGATGGCCCTCCTGCCGAGCCAGGAGGCCACCGCCCTGGCCTTCGCCGAGGTCTTCTCCCTGATCCAGTACCTGGTCGAGGCGCGCGGCGGCTACCCGAAGCTGCGGGAGCTCATCGGCCTGCTCACCGAGGGCCAGGACGACCGCAGCGCGGTGCGCCAGGTCCTCGGCCAGACCTTCGAGCAGCTGCAGCGCGACTGGAAGCTCTGGCTGAAGGAGCGGCCGATGAAGGCCCGCCCGGGCGTCCACGACACCGACCTCACCTTCAAGGAGGACGTGAAGGGGAAGGTGGCCGAGTCGGCCGAGGAGGAGGGCGATCCCACCGGCGAGCTTCAGTCGAAGGAGGCGAAGCGCTTCGCCCACCTCGGCGAGCTCCTGCGCATCGAGGGCCGGCCCAAGGCAGCGGTCGTCGAGTACGAGAAGGCCTACGGGCTCGCCGGCCCGGTGGCCGTGCACCTGGCCAACAAGCTGGGCCGGACCCACACCGCCCTGGGCAACCTGGCGCGGGCCGAGGAGATCCTGGAGGAGGCCCGCGAGGCCTCGCCGGCCCTGGTGACGACCCACGTGAACCTCGGGCGCCTCTACCTCGGCGCCAAGCGCTGGGACGAGGCCCTGGCGAGCTACCGCCGGGCCACCGAGATCAACCCCTTCGATCCGGAGGTCCACCGGGCCCTCTCGATGATCCACACCCACCGCGGGGAGGGAGACGACGTCCGCGCCGAGCTGGCCGCCTTCGAGCTCACCCGCACCCGCATCGAGACCCTGCGGCGGCAGCGCTCGCAGAAGCAGGTGGCGGACGAGGAGCTGGGCTTCCTCTCGATCCACACCACCCCCTGGGCGGAGGTGCGCATCGACGGCAAGAGCGAGGGGCTGACCACGCCGATCTTCCGCCGGCCGC
Proteins encoded in this region:
- a CDS encoding tetratricopeptide repeat protein; the protein is MRRALRSLLLLGLLLPLALPAPGGAAPGVTGDTLRRIEQRVRLAEHLFDTWQFDAAVSEAEGLYREHPGLPPVQRIAGIAKFHRQDYDGAIALLERAGAGRPEGVPPDPMLVRARDTREITRDYRSYRSDHFELRVPAGVDEVLPRYALPALEQAWKNVGDDFGYHPEVPIVVEAYERPTDLSAASGLSTEAIKTSGTIAICKYNKLMFTSPKALLRGYEWLDTLSHEYVHYVISRVSKNTVPIWLHEGIAKYEETRWSGSAGQALSPSSERLLAEAVAGKRKYITFEEMSPSMALLPSQEATALAFAEVFSLIQYLVEARGGYPKLRELIGLLTEGQDDRSAVRQVLGQTFEQLQRDWKLWLKERPMKARPGVHDTDLTFKEDVKGKVAESAEEEGDPTGELQSKEAKRFAHLGELLRIEGRPKAAVVEYEKAYGLAGPVAVHLANKLGRTHTALGNLARAEEILEEAREASPALVTTHVNLGRLYLGAKRWDEALASYRRATEINPFDPEVHRALSMIHTHRGEGDDVRAELAAFELTRTRIETLRRQRSQKQVADEELGFLSIHTTPWAEVRIDGKSEGLTTPIFRRPLPPGEHALVFRIGGRKVGEQKVTIETARLATVELKLDPEAGEEETE